The genomic stretch CGGCCCCTCTCGCAAGCCGCTGAGGCCGCCGTCGTGCTCCCACCGCCGATCGTGGTGGGCGCCGAGACGCCGGTCGGCTCTCGTGCCGAGACGCGCACCACGGCTCAGACTGGCGAGGCAAACGCTGCGGTTCCCCCGTCACAGCTCTCGTCGCAAGCCGCTGAGGCCGCCGTCGTGCTCCCACCGCCGATCGTGGTGGGCGCTGAGACGCCGGTCGGCTCTCGCGCCGGGACGCGCACCACGGCTCGGCCTACCGAACCCAACGCTGCGGTCCCCCCGTCGCGGCTCCCGTCGCAAGGCGCTGAGGCTGCCGTCGTGCTCCCACCGCCGATGGTGGTCGGCGCCGAGACGCCGGTCGGCTCTCGTGCCGAGACGCCCACCACGGCTCAGGCAGCGGAGGAAAACACCGATGCCGCCATCCGAGCGCGCGCCCGGGCGCTGATGGACGAGATTTACGCCGAGGTCGAAGGCCGCGGGTCGCCGGGTTCGGCTTCGTGACGAAAGGCCCGCCGGCGCGTCGCCTCCTGCACCGCTACCGGTCCGCGTGGGCGTCGCGCTGCCGCAGCACCAGGTGCACGAAGTGCAGCTTGCGCACGGCGTCGACCGACAGCACAAAGGGATAGAAGTCGGGCGCGCCCATGCTGCGTGACAGCTCGTTGAGCACGGCGGTCAATTCCACCCAGGCGTTGACGAAGGGCAGGAAGCTGATCTCCTCGCCTTCCTCGTCCCGATACAGGGCGCTGCTGGTGAAGGGTTCGAAGTCGATCTCGACCTGCTCCGAGCCCAGCCCGAAGCTCAAGGCGGTGTCGAGCGTGTCGACCATGTGCAGGTAGTGCGCCCAGGTCTCGGCCCAGTCCTCCCACGGATGCACGCTGGCATAGGCGCTCACGTGGTGCAGCGCCCAGTCGGGCGGCGCGCCTTCGGCATAGTGCCGCTGCAGCGCCGCGGCATAGTCGGCGCGTTCATCGCCGAACAGCTGGCGGAAGGGGATGAGCCAGGGGCTGCCGGCGACCAGGCGGTCCCAATAGTAGTGGCCCACCTCGTGCCGCAAATGCCCCAGGAGCGTGCGGTAGGGCTCGTGCATCTGCTGCCGCATGTGCTCACGCTTGGCGTCGTCGGCCTCGTCGATGTTGAGCGTGATGATGCCGTCGG from Caldimonas brevitalea encodes the following:
- a CDS encoding zinc-binding metallopeptidase family protein, coding for MPSSALLPASRLTDLRLQRQSLIAGRSYRCQCGRHVFFRNTLCLACQTPLGYEPDLAQVVPLKPGAEAGLWQLFGSADGGDPGASYRRCANFETPAGCNWLVPLDAPVPSAQSLCVACRLNRTIPDLSLPQNGVLWGRIETAKRRLVSSLLALGLPVRSKLSEDPQQGLAFDFLQSLPGGPAVMTGHADGIITLNIDEADDAKREHMRQQMHEPYRTLLGHLRHEVGHYYWDRLVAGSPWLIPFRQLFGDERADYAAALQRHYAEGAPPDWALHHVSAYASVHPWEDWAETWAHYLHMVDTLDTALSFGLGSEQVEIDFEPFTSSALYRDEEGEEISFLPFVNAWVELTAVLNELSRSMGAPDFYPFVLSVDAVRKLHFVHLVLRQRDAHADR